From a single Prionailurus bengalensis isolate Pbe53 chromosome A1, Fcat_Pben_1.1_paternal_pri, whole genome shotgun sequence genomic region:
- the GJB6 gene encoding gap junction beta-6 protein, with amino-acid sequence MDWGTLHTFIGGVNKHSTSIGKVWITVIFIFRVMILVVAAQEVWGDEQEDFVCNTLQPGCKNVCYDHFFPVSHIRLWALQLIFVSTPALLVAMHVAYYRHEAARKFRRGDKRNEFKDLEDIKKQKVRIEGSLWWTYTGSIFFRIIFEASFMYVFYFLYNGYHLPWVLKCGIDPCPNLVDCFISRPTEKTVFTIFMISASVICMLLNVAELCYLLLKVCFRRSKRAQTQRNHPNHALKESKQNEMNELISDSGQNAITGFPS; translated from the coding sequence ATGGACTGGGGTACCCTGCACACGTTCATCGGGGGTGTAAACAAACACTCCACCAGCATCGGGAAGGTGTGGATCACCGTCATCTTCATTTTTCGCGTCATGATCCTCGTGGTCGCCGCTCAAGAGGTGTGGGGTGACGAGCAGGAAGATTTTGTCTGCAACACGCTGCAGCCAGGGTGCAAAAATGTGTGCTATGACCACTTTTTCCCTGTGTCCCACATCCGGCTGTGGGCCCTGCAGCTCATCTTCGTGTCCACCCCGGCCCTGCTGGTAGCGATGCACGTGGCCTACTACAGGCACGAGGCCGCCCGCAAATTCAGGCGAGGAGACAAGCGAAATGAATTCAAAGACCTCGAAGACATTAAAAAGCAGAAGGTCCGGATAGAGGGGTCCCTGTGGTGGACGTACACCGGCAGCATCTTCTTCCGCATCATCTTCGAAGCATCCTTTATGTACGTCTTTTACTTCCTTTACAACGGGTACCACCTGCCCTGGGTGTTGAAATGTGGGATTGACCCTTGCCCCAACCTTGTCGACTGCTTTATCTCGAGACCTACTGAGAAAACCGTGTTCACCATTTTTATGATTTCCGCATCTGTGATTTGCATGCTGCTTAACGTGGCCGAGCTGTGTTACCTGCTCCTGAAAGTGTGTTTTAGGAGATCAAAAAgggcacagacacagagaaatcACCCCAATCATGCCCTAAAAGAGAGTAAGCAAAACGAAATGAACGAGCTGATTTCAGATAGTGGTCAGAATGCGATCACAGGCTTTCCAAGCTAA